The Nitrospirota bacterium genome segment ACTGAAACTCTCCTGGAAACCATTTGAACTCAACCCTCACCTTCCGCAAGGTGGTGTCAATTATCACGAATATCTATCAAATAAATTTGGAGATGAGGAGGAGTTTCAAAATGTTCAGCATCGGGTTCAGGAAGCCGCCGGATCAATAGGACTGCATCTTGAATTTGATCGTATCGAGCGTCTGCCCAATACATTTGATGCGCATCGTCTGGTCTGGTTTTCCAACCGGACAGGCCGGCAGAATCAACTCGTAGAGGCTCTTTTTAGAGCCGTGTTTCTTGAAGGGAAATTTATTGGAGATCATCATACACTCGTTGAAATCGCCATAACCGCGGGGCTTGACCCCGCCGAAGTGAGACCATTTCTCGATTCATCCCAGGGAAAAGATGAGGTTCAAGTCGAAAAAGCGCTCTCTCACAACAGAGGCGTCCTGGGGGTGCCGAACATTCTGATCAACGGCCGTTACGTCGTCCGGGGAGCCCAGCCACCCGAATTCATAGCAAGATTTCTGGAAAAGGCACTTCATGATTCAACCGAACCGTTTTGAGAAATTCCGCCTCAAGCCCAAGTTCGGGAACCGAGCTTTCCAAAGTTAGTGGTCGTGTCGATGGACACAGTACGGTCCTTCACAGCCCATGAGATCTTCTTTCGGACGATAACCGGGACCAATGCGGAACTGTTCCTGCGTTTCATATAAGGGGCGTTCAACTTCCTGAGATTCAAATTCAAAATCAAGATCAACTGCCCCCTGAGGTGGAATCACAATCTCTTTCTCTACCGGCTTCATATGCGGGTGCCACGCCGTAACGTGGTAACTCCCAGGCGGAATTCGATCAATCATATACTTCCCGTCTTTCCCCGTTTTAGCATAGTAAGGATTGTCCACAATCCAACCCCAAGTCTGCATATATTCGTGCATGCCGCAAATCATCTGTGCTATTTTCATTCCCTCTTCAAAGTGGAGACTCCCGCCATGCCTATTGTCGGCGACCGGTATCGGAAAGTTCAAGATGACATTGCCTTTTTCCGGCTGATACACTTGTCCATTGTGCACGATTGGATCACGATTTAAAACAGCTAACGGAGAATCGTTTCTCAGAATCATCACGAGAGGATGGACATGGGTCAATGTTCCTTCATGGGTCTCAAACTGTTCGGCATCAGCTACATCGTAGGGGTGAAACATACAATTCACAGCTACGAATTCATTTTTAATATATCGAAATGGTTTTCCTCTTTTTACATCCTGAATGGCAATCACGACATCCTGCAATCCTCCTTCAAGATCAACATGGAATTCTTTCAGGAGTACATGTCCGTTTCCATCAGAAATCTTTTTGCAATAGACGCCATATTCATAAAGGGCGATCGGAAACGTTCGATTTTCAGGAACAGGCCCCCTCAATTTGACCTTCCCTGTCAGAGATCCACCATGGAGTGTCTCTCCCATTTCATACGCAAAACCCGGGACACTCCCGAATCCTGTGAGGAGAAATCCGGTCATCACGACTTTCAACAAGAAATAGAATCGTTTCATTTCAAACCCTCTGAGGTCACTTCGATTTTCCATCATAATAAAATTCATCTTGTTTTTAAACCATTACTTTCATGGGTGCCAAGCTGGCCAAGTTTTTTCTGGCCCTCAAAGATCTAAATATGTTAGGCTACCCACTTCAGCGTCTTGAATGAGAACTTGAGAGAATTCGCTCAAATTAACAATCCATTAATAACGGGAATCAAAAAGGAGGCAATTATGTCCATCAATCGCAAAGCATCAGCCGCATGGAACGGAAATTTAAAGGAAGGAAAAGGAACGATTTCAACGCCGAGCGGAGTATTGAAAAACACCCAGTATTCATTCGGAACACGCTTCGAAAATGCTGCGGGAACAAATCCTGAAGAATTAATCGCGGCCGCCCATGCTGGATGTTTCTCAATGGCTCTTTCAGGACAGCTAGGCAATGCTGGCATGACCGCTGAAAGTATTGAAACAACGGCCTCTTTGACGATGGAAAAACTGGAAGCGGGATTTACCATCACTTCAATTCATTTGAATACGACCGTTAAAATTCCGGGAGCCGACAAATCTAAATTTGAAACAGCCGCCAACAATGCAAAAGCCGGTTGTCCCATCTCTCGTCTGCTAAATGCCAAGATCACGATGGATGCAAAACTGATCGCTTAGAATCTTGTGAGGAGACAGGGGTGAAGCGTCGGGGGCAAAGTTCAGGTCTTGATATCCCTTGCCCTTTACCCCTGACACCTTACAGAAGGACTCATTCTTCCCTTCCGATTCTGAAACTTTTTCAGCATGCCAAAACAGATTACCCTTAAAGAGTCCAAGAGCATCGACATCGCTCTTCTGAAAGAACTCTATCAACATGCCCCCTGGGCCAAAGATCGTTCACTTGCTGACATCAAAAGAGCCCTCGCACAATCTACTTTGGTGATTTCTGCATGGGAAAGGGACCTGTTGGTCGGTTTCGCACGAGTTTTGTCGGACAAAGTTTTTCGAGCAACTATCTGGGATGTCATCGTTCGTCCAGATTACCAACAAGAAGGGATCGGATCGATGATCGTTGAAAAAATCATTGCCCATCCCTCACTCAGAAACGTCGATCGGTTCTGGTTAAACACCAAACAGCCGGAATTTTACAAAAAATTCGGTTTTGTTCCGAGCCAGGAAGCGATGCTTCTTGCCCGAAAGACAAGAATCCCTTAATCTGCTCAAAAAGGTTTAGATGTCGCCTGTGGAGGACTTCCACTATTGGATTAAAACTGGTCGTAGGTCGTCAGGCCGCAATTTTTCGAGCGACGAAGGCGTACGATTACGGTACGTTGAGAGGACTGGAAGGCGAGAACGTAACAGATAAATCTTTTTTCAGCGGATTACGAGGGTTGTTTGTCGATCTGGTACTTGTCGAGCCTGTACCTAAAGGATCTGAAATTCAGATGGAGCAATTTAGCTGCCTCCGTCTTTACCCAGCGGGTCTTTTCCAGCGCCTTAATTAAAATGTCCTTTTCGACTTCTTCAATATATTTTTCCAGATCCACTCCAGCTTCCGGAATTTCCCGAATCTTTACAGAATCCGACAACGCGATAGGACGCATGCTCGCCAATACATCTTCTTTCATGATCCTGGAATTTGAGGTGAGCGAGACAACTCTCTCAAGCATATTTTCAAGTTCTCGAACGTTTCCTTTCCACTCCTGTTCCATCAAGACATTAATCGCTTCCTGATCAATACCGAGAAGTTGCTTATTTAAAAGCTTATTGAATTTTTTTAGAAAGAAGTCGGACAACAGCGGAATATCATCTTTTCGCTCTCTTAAAGGAGGAAGGAAAACCGGAATCACATCAAGACGGTAAAAGAGATCTTCCCGAAATGAGCTTTCGGCAACAGCTTTTACCAAATCTTTATTCGTCGCGGCGACAATCCGCACGTCAACTTTAATATCTTTCGTCCCGCCCACTCTTCTAAACTCCCTTTCCTGGAGGACTCGGAGCAGTTTGACCTGTATGGATAACGACGTATCCCCTATTTCATCCAGGAAGAGTGTTCCGCCATCCGCAATCTCGAACAGTCCCTGTTTATTCATAACGGCCCCGGTGAAAGATCCTTTCATATGTCCGAAAAGTTCGCTTTCCAGCAGGTTCTCTGGGAGAGCGCTGCAGTTTACGGTCACAAAAGGTTTTTCCCTTCGTCCCGATCTTTCGTGAATAGCACGGGCCACCAGCTCCTTTCCGGTTCCGCTCTCTCCCGTAATCAGGATATTGCTGCTGCTATCAGAGATTTTTTCGATCAAATCGAGAATTTTACTCAAAGCCTGGCTTTTTCCAACAATATTTCGTGGCGAAACCAGTTCATTCAAGGAATGGCGCAGCTGACTGTTTTCCTTGCGGAGAGACTGTTTTTCGAGCGCATTTCGAATGATCAGCTTTACCTCGTCAATTTTGAACGGTTTTATCAAATAATTGTAGGCTCCCTGCTTCATGGCCTCTATCGCGGTTTCTGTCGTCGCAAATGCAGTTATCATTAAGACAAGGGTGTCCGGAGAGACTTCTTTGACCCCTTTTAATACATCCAGGCCGCTCATTTTCGGCATCTTGATATCCGTAATGACGAGATCAAAAATGTCCTTTCCGATCTGCTGAATGGCCTCCTCACCGTCAGATGCGGTCGTCACGGCATATCCTTCGTTGGAGAGAACAATGCCCAGGAATTCCCTCATGCTTTTCTCGTCATCGACAATCAGAATTTTAGCCAATCAAATACTCCTTGACGCGATCCACGATTAACGTTTGTTCATCTTGCAAAATTGGAAAAACAAGTTTGAATTCGGTTCCTTCACCGGAACCACTTTTAACGGATATCTTTCCGCCATTTTCTTCAACAATCCGGTGAACAATGGATAGACCGAGTCCGGTGCCATGATCTTTAGTGGAATAGAATGGATTAAATACCCTACCAATTGAATTGCTCGGAATTCCGATACCATTGTCCTCAAATGAAAGAAACCAATACGACTTTTCATTTTTCGAAGGTTCCTTTCCGGCTCGAATTTTTATGATTCCCCCGTTCGGCATGGCTTCAGATGCGTTTAACAGGAGATTCCAGAACACCTGTTTGATCATATCCTGATCTAAAAACACAGTGGCTAACAGGGGGTCCAGGATCAGGTCAACTTGAACCCCCTGAGCACAGGCTCCGGAGTTCTGAAAGAAAAAGATTTCTTCCTCAATATAGGATTTTATTTGTGTCATCGTTCTTTGTGGGGAGCGAGGCCTCGCGTAATTCAGAAAATCGGAGATCAAATGATTTAATCTCTCTGCCTCCTTCAGCGCAATTTCCATCAATTTATGTTGATGGTCCTTTAAGTTCAATTCTTGCCTGAGGACTTCCATTGAACCGCTCAAGGACGCCAGTGGATTCCTGATCTCATGGGCAATACCTGCGGCCATCTCTCCTAAGTGAGCCAGCCGTTCCTTAAGTTTAATAGACTCTTCCATCTCTCTAATTTTGGTTAAGTCCTGAAAGGTTCCGACAAAACCCCTTTGTTCACCCTCATCGTTTTTTAACGCCGATAACGTCATGCCAATCAGGAGACGAGTTCCATTTTTCTTTTTGCCTTCCTTGTCAAATCGAATCGTTCCGAATTTCATTTCCCACTGCTCCTGGGAAACGGGAATTCCCGGCCACCCGAAAACAGTCCACCATTTTTTATCGATAACCTCTTCCCGAAGATAACCCGAAATGGTTTCAGCGGCCGTATTAAAGGATAGAATGCTTCCCTTCAGGTCCGTGGTTAATAATCCGCTACCCATGCTGCGTACCACATTTTCATGAAAAGCCCGTAACGCCAATAATCCCCGATCCCGTTCAGCCAGTTCCTTTCGGGTCCTGTTCAATTTCTCGGAAAGGAGACCACTCATCAATGCAACCGTAAAGAAAATAATAAGGTAAAGAAAAAAAGAGTAAAACACCTCGCGTTCTGAAATATTAGTCGGACTGAAATAGCCAAACACGCCCCATTTAAAGTACTCCAGGTCAACCACGGTACCGTATAATATGAATGCAAGCGATGCGACAAAAAAGGCTCCAAAACGATTTAATAAGAGAGCCCCGGATATAATGGAAAGGATATAAAGAAACGAGAACGGACTTTCAACAGATCCGGTAAACATCACCAGCAAGGTCTCAATAAACACGTCTATCGAAAGCTGAACCAGTGAAAGATGGACGAGATTTTCCATCCGATTTAACAGATAAAAATAGCCCAAAGTGAGAAAATAAATATAACCGAGCAAGACGGAGGGAAAATAGAGAGACAGAGGTGAATTAATGGTCCCGATCTGAAAAAGGAGAGAGGCTCCGAAAAGAAGCGTCATCAGGGAGACTCTGACGATGTTTAACCACTTGATTCTTTCCTTCAGGTCCTCCATTCGAATATTGAGTTTCTCTTCCGCCGTGGCAATTTTCATAAAAAATGGGATTTGAAAGGATAAACGACTCGGTAGAGGGTTATCCAACTACAGAGGCCATTTTAAAGATCGGCAGGTACATTGCAATCACGATGAACCCGATCGTCACTCCGAGAAACACCATGAGCATTGGCTCAAGAAGAGAAGTGAGCGCCGTCACAGCCGAATCGACTTCATCATCATAAAAGTCGGCTATTTTCTCCAACATGGCATCCAGGGCGCCGGTAGACTCCCCGACACCGATCATCTGAACCACCATCGGAGGGAAGACATTCGTCTTTTTCAACGGTTCAGCAATAGTTTTTCCTTCGCTGATACTCTGTTTCACTGACAACAAAGCTTCTTCGACCACTTTATTTCCTGCGGTCTTTGCCACAATGGAAAGTCCCTCGAGAATGGGAACGCCTGAACTGATGAGCGTGCCCAGGGTTCTTGTAAATCCGGCCACAGAGGCTTTCCTGATCAGATCTCCTGCAACGGGCGTTTTAAGAAGGAGTCCGTCCACAAGGCGTCTTCCTTTGGGCGTTTTATAGTACCTCTTGAATACATAGCCTATCGCCACCAGGATCATCACGATATAAACAATGTTGTGCTGCATGAATTCGCTAATTGAAATGACGATGACCGTCGGGAGAGGAAGAGTTCCTCCAAAATCAGTGAACATTTTTGCAAATTGCGGGATGACCCACACCATCAATACCGTGATCACGATGACCGCAACGCTGACAATCACACCCGGATAAACCATAGCGGATTTTATCTGTTTCTTGAGTTTCATATTTTTTTCAATATGTTTGGAAAGCCGGTTTAAAATTGTATCTAAGATTCCTCCGGCCTCGCCGGCGGCGACCATATTGACATAAAGATCATCAAACACTTTAGGATGTTTTCTCAGTGAATCTGCGTAGGTAGCTCCCCCTTCCACATCTTGACGAACCTGGACGAGCGTCTTCGCCAATAGTTTGTTCTCGGACTGGGTCGAGATGATTTCAAGACATTGGACCAGTGGAAGGCCTGCATCGATCATCGTGGCAAATTGCCGTGTAAAGATAACAATGTCCTTTTCGTTAACCTTACCTCCTCCAAACGAAAGACTAATTCCTGCCGGTTTCGGATTGACAGTCGTCACCAGAATATTCTGCTTTCTCAGAATATTGACCACCTCATCTTTATTGGCAGCGGCGACTTCCCCTTTTTGAACTCCCCCTTGCCTTGTTCTTCCTGTCCAGACAAATGTTGCCATAACGTTCCTCTTTCTATCAATAAACCGAAACCAGACACCCGCTCTCGCGAAGTGCGAATTGTACTTGCACAGTTAGACTTTGAATCCCCATTTTGAGATCAGACATGCGCCATTTTTCCATCTTTCATGCCGCCGGGAGTCGGCGTTAATCCACCACGGTTGAACATCGCGTTGAGTTCGTCCTGGGCACTGGACCTTTGCAATGCCACTTCTTTGGAAATCTGCTTTCGGACCACGAGTTCATATAAAGCCTGGTTCATTGTCTGCATTCCATATTTTCCTTGACCCGTCTGCATTGTTGAATAAATCTGATGAAGCTTGTCTTCACGTATCAGATTTCGAATGGCCGCATTCGGAATCATGATTTCCATGGCCAGACATCTTCCTCCCCCGTGTTTTTCAATCAGTTGTTGGGAGACCACGCCCTCTAATACCATCGAAAGTTGAGCACGAACCTGGGGCTGTTGAATGGGAGGAAACACGTCTATAATACGATTCATGGTCTGAACGCAGGAATTGGTATGAAGCGTTCCCAGGGTAAGATGCCCTGTTTCGGCAATAGTCAGAGCGGCTTCAATCGTCTCCAGATCCCGCATTTCTCCAACCAAAACGACGTCAGGATCCTGCCGTAGTATATACTTAAGGGCAGACTTAAAGGATTTCGTGTCTTGCTTGACCTCGCGCTGATTGACAATCGATTTCTTATGCGGATGAATGTATTCGATCGGATCTTCCACGGTGATAATGTGTGAATGATTGTCCGAGTTGATTTTATCGATTATGGCGGCAAGCGTTGTTGATTTTCCGCTCCCGGTCTGTCCAGTCACGAGAACCAGGCCTCGCGGCCTCTCGCTGAGATCCTTAATCACCTTTGGCAAACCCAGTTCTTCAAAAGATCTGATTTTAAACGGAATCACACGAATGGCTGCCGCGCAGGCTCCCCGTTGCATGAAGACGTTCACTCTGAACCGGCTTAGACCCTGAAGTCCAAATGCAAAATCGAGCTCATTTTCTTCTTCAAAGGAATGTTTCTGGGCATCTGTTAATATGCTATAAATCAGCTGTTTGGTATCAACTGGCGACAAGGGGGGTACTGCCATGGGGACCATGGAGCCGTCAATGCGCATCTGGGGAGGGGTCCCGGTGGTAATATGTAAATCCGTTCCCTTTTTCTCCAATAAGGCTTGTAATAATTGCTGTAAATTCGCCATGTTAGTCCTCTCTTATGAATGTACTACTTTAATAATTTAAAAGACGCTCTTCGTCTTTCTCATTCCCTCAATCCACCGTAACCCGGATTGAATAGAGACGGAGTGTCATGAGGCTGAAACATGGCCCGTTAAATACCACCATCAGGAGTCAGTCCGTAAACGTGGAACCTTCCACTTCTTCAACGGATGTCAACCCCTCTCTTATTTTTTCAAGCCCGCTCATTCGCAAGGTTTTCATTCCTACCGCAATGGCTTTTTTCTTGAGCTCATCCGCGTTCGCTCCCTGCAAAATCAAAGCCTTAATCTCGTCTCCAACTGGAAGTACCTCGTAGAGGCCAAGCCTTCCTTTGTATCCTTTATTGCTGCATGCGGTACAACCCTTACCCTTGTAACAAACGATAGAACCGGCTTCTTCCTTTGAAAAGCCCATGAGGATGAGAGTCTCGGCGGGGACTTTTTCAACCTCTTTGCACTGTTGGCAGACTCTCCTAACAAGTCGTTGGGCCAGGATCAGCACACAGGAGGATGCCACCATGAATGGCTCTATTCCCATATTTAATAGACGGTTAATCGTTCCGGGCGCGTCATTGGTATGAAGGGTACTCAGGACGAGATGACCCGTCAGAGCGGCTTTCACCGCAATTTCTGCGGTTTCAAAATCACGGATTTCCCCCACCATCACCACATCCGGATCCTGACGGAGAAATGACCGAAGTGCTGCTGCGAAATTCAGGCCGATATCTTCTTTCATTTGAACCTGGTTAATCCCTTCCAGGTTATATTCGACAGGATCTTCAGCTGTCATAATATTGATATCGACGGTATTGATATGATGCATCGCGGAATAAAGAGTTGTCGTCTTTCCGCTTCCGGTTGGTCCGGTCACGAGCACCATTCCCCAGGGACTTTCGATTGCTTTCAGGAAATTTTCCATTGCCTTGGGCTCAAAACCAAGTTTTTTCAAGTCCACGTTCAGATTCCCTTTGTCCAAAATTCTCATCACGATCTTTTCACCGAAGAGACAGGGGAGAATGGAAACGCGGAGATCGACCTCCTTTTCTGTCATTTTTAGCTTGATTCTTCCGTCTTGGGGAAGACGCCGTTCGGAAATATCGAGGTTTGACATGATTTTAATTCTTGAAGTCAGAGCAGCCTTCAGCTTCATGGGAGGCGCCATGACTTCCTGCAATTCGCCGTCCAATCGATAACGCACCCGGAATTTCTTCTCATAACATTCAATATGAATGTCGCTCACTCCTTTTTTGATTGCCTCGGTCAAGATAAGATTCACCAATTTAATCACCGGAGCATCTTCAACCTCGGCCTTTAACTTATTCAGATCGACATCGTCATCCTCATCCTGGAGGACGTCCACCTCTTCTTCTTCAATATCCTGAAGCATGGTATTGATCTGATCCGAGGAATTATAATATTTTGTCATGGCAGACAAAATGCCACTTTCTGACGCGAGAACCGGCGAGACATCATAACCGGTCATAAATTTGATATCGTCAATGGCAAAAATATTGGATGGATCGATCATGGCAATATGAAGCAGAGCGCCCGATCTCTTGACCGGAATAATTTTGTATTTCTGGACAAGCTCTGAAGGAACCAGTTTGATCACGCTGGATTCAATCTCTACTTTAGTTAAATCAATGTAAGGCAGTCTCAGCTGTGTGCTCAAAAACTGAAGGAGTTTAATTTCCTCGATGGCACCCATTTTGACTAATACGGAGTCGAATATACCTCCGTCTTTCTTATGCGAAACGAGCGCCTTTTGATAATTGTCTTCGGAAATGAGATTGCCCTGCACAAGTAATTTTCCCAATTTTTCAGGAACCATTGTGACTCCAAAATGTAAAAAGAAGGAGAAAAAAAGGTGTCCAAACTGACTGACAACCTGATAAGAAGTGTATCCACGAACCTTTTTTTTGTCAAACCAGCACGGGGGACTTTCATCCGGACTGAACGGAGGATTCGAGGGCTCTTGGAAATGAAAACTTACATGACACGAAAGGGGAATTATAATTTGGAGGAAAGGACTATTTTAAGAAAGATGACCGGATTGAAAGAACTCCGGACATGGCACGCAATGGGGCCCGTTTACCGGTCCAGATCTGAAAAGCCAAGGCACCCTGAAAAAGGAGCATTCCTGCCCCATTAATCACGGAACACCTCCTTTTCCGGGCTGCTTTCAAAAAGGCGGTTGAAGGGGGATTGTAGATGAGATCACAAACCTTTAATTTCGCATGAAAATAGTGAGAGGGAATCGGCGAAGGTTCACCCGGAAAAAGTCCGACCGAAGTCGTGTTAACGAGAAGATCTGAATTCAAAATGAGCTTTTTTAATTCAGGATCGTGGAGAGATAAGGAAACAACCTTAATGCCGGGAAAATACCGATTGAGCGTTTTTTTAAGTTTCATCCCGTTTTCTGCTGTCCGATTCGCGATTCCGATGACTTTAATTTTTTCGAGACAAAGCTGAATCGCGACAGCTCTCGCCGCACCCCCCGCGCCGAGTATCACCGCGGTTCTCGCTTTCGCCGAGAAGTTCCATTTTTTTTTAAGAGATGCTAAAAAGCCTGCTCCGTCTGTATTGAATCCTTTTAATTTTCCGTTTTCAATCAGGACGGTGTTCACCGCACCGATCATTTTCGCTTCCGGAGAAATTTGATCCAGGAAGGGCATGATTTTTTCTTTAAAAGGAAGGGTTACATTGAAACCCCTAAATCCCAGGTTCTTGAGTGCTTGAATTCCGTTTTTAAGGTTTAGTGGGGAAATCTCAAAGGAAAGATAACGATAGTTAAGATTCAGCTTTTTAAACGCGGCTTCGTGCATTTGGGGTGAGAGGGAATGCGAAACGGGATGGCCAATAATGGCCAGGTAAGTGGTATTTTCTCCCTTCATCCCAGATTCTCTATAAATTCCGCGAGTCCTTTCGCCGTTGATTCAACCAGAATGGTCTCAACACCCAGAACCTTTTCCAGATTTTCAAAAGGCGTCTCGTCAAGAAATAACTGATTAAATTCATTAAGTGCAACAGATGGAATGAGCAGAACATCGCCCAAATCCCTGTCTTTAAGCTGCGCCAGGATGTCGCCGCCTGCAATTAATCCGGTCATCGTAACCGAATGCCCTAAAAAATCATTTTGAATCTGAAAAAGCTGGAAAGTCACTCCGTCGATTTGAATTTGATCCAAAATCTTTTTCAAATAGGGATAAAATGAGGCCCCCGTGATCAGGGAAACTGTTTTCTTTCCCTCGATTTTATCCGGAAATTGACCTATAAACATCTCCATTTCCGATAAAAATGCGGTCACCATTCCAACACCGTTCTCAAGTTGAGGAAAATCAGCATAATAGTCCAAAGAAGGGAGTGGAAGTTCTCCGATAATAAACATTTCATCCGCCGGAAAGAGAAACGGATAGTCTATCTCCCGCTTCAATTCCTCTCGCCAGGCTTCAATGGCAAGAATGGTTTTTCTGGCATATTCGGGGGTAAATGTCGGCAGAGAAGGGAGATTTTCACGATGTTTCGTGAGCCCGACTGGAACGATCGCGAGCGACATGACACCCGGGTAGAATTTCGCCAGGTCTCTCACGCTCCTTTCCAGATAATCGCCATCGTTGAGTTGCGGCGTCAGGACGATCTGGGTATGAAGACGAATTCCTTGTGCGGTCAATTCCGAAATCTGTGGCAGGATGGGAGGAGCATGTTCATTTTTCAGGAGGTCTTTTCTTAGCTCGACATCGGTTGTATGAACAGAAATATATAGGGGAGAGAGCTTCTGTTCGTATATTCGCTCCTTATCTTTCCTGGAAAGATTGGTTAAGGTAATATAATTTCCAAACATAAACGAAAAACGATAGTCCTCGTCACGAATGTAAAGGGATTTGCGATATCCATCCGGCATCTGATCGACGAAACAAAATTCACACTCATTCGGACACTGTCGAATCTTCATAGGAGAGAACTCGATACCCAACCCTTCATCGAATTCCTTTTCGATCTCGATCTCCCAGATTTCGCCATCTTGTTTCGCCAGTTCGACTGTGATCACTTCTTCAGTTGAATAGAATTTATAATCGATAACGTCCCGGAGAAATTTGCCATTGACAGTCAAAAGCTCATCCTCTTTTTCGATGCCCACCTCTTCGGCAATGCTTCCAGGTTCCACATTGACGATGAGCAGACCCTTTGGCCTCATTGTTTTGACTTCAGCAATCTTCATTTATTTAATAAAACCTCGGTATATATAATGGAACCTTTTCCCACCAGGGTCGGAGTAATATTGACCTCGATCTGAACCTTTTCCAGAATTATTGCGCCCATGACCAAAACGACATCCCGGCTCACTAGAATAACAGAGACTTATACCGGGATCAATTTGATAATCAACGTAGACCAGGCAATTGATGAAAAAAGGGATGAGCAGGTTTCCAAAGAGCGAAATTGAATACGGAATATGCATCAGGGAACAAGGGTAAGATTATAGGGTCAATTTGATTTACATGTCAACCCAGGTTCGAGTAAAATGATAAGTTTTGCTTTACAAAAACAGAAAATTAATGTATAACTCACCCTAAATATAACTCTTTGATTTTTAACTATTTTTATGAGTTTATTCCCCTATATTATGAATTCTCATAGGCCTGGAATTTGGAGCGGATATGGAACCGGTTGAAATTCATCAGATTGAAGGATTTGACCCAAGAAACCGAATGTTTAACAGAAATATTTCTGTCTACAGGAAAGAAAGGAG includes the following:
- a CDS encoding DsbA family oxidoreductase → MTITGKKSLNVDIVSDLVCPWCFIGKRHLEKALTLVSTSSELKLSWKPFELNPHLPQGGVNYHEYLSNKFGDEEEFQNVQHRVQEAAGSIGLHLEFDRIERLPNTFDAHRLVWFSNRTGRQNQLVEALFRAVFLEGKFIGDHHTLVEIAITAGLDPAEVRPFLDSSQGKDEVQVEKALSHNRGVLGVPNILINGRYVVRGAQPPEFIARFLEKALHDSTEPF
- a CDS encoding carboxypeptidase regulatory-like domain-containing protein — protein: MKRFYFLLKVVMTGFLLTGFGSVPGFAYEMGETLHGGSLTGKVKLRGPVPENRTFPIALYEYGVYCKKISDGNGHVLLKEFHVDLEGGLQDVVIAIQDVKRGKPFRYIKNEFVAVNCMFHPYDVADAEQFETHEGTLTHVHPLVMILRNDSPLAVLNRDPIVHNGQVYQPEKGNVILNFPIPVADNRHGGSLHFEEGMKIAQMICGMHEYMQTWGWIVDNPYYAKTGKDGKYMIDRIPPGSYHVTAWHPHMKPVEKEIVIPPQGAVDLDFEFESQEVERPLYETQEQFRIGPGYRPKEDLMGCEGPYCVHRHDH
- a CDS encoding OsmC family protein encodes the protein MSINRKASAAWNGNLKEGKGTISTPSGVLKNTQYSFGTRFENAAGTNPEELIAAAHAGCFSMALSGQLGNAGMTAESIETTASLTMEKLEAGFTITSIHLNTTVKIPGADKSKFETAANNAKAGCPISRLLNAKITMDAKLIA
- a CDS encoding GNAT family N-acetyltransferase, with amino-acid sequence MPKQITLKESKSIDIALLKELYQHAPWAKDRSLADIKRALAQSTLVISAWERDLLVGFARVLSDKVFRATIWDVIVRPDYQQEGIGSMIVEKIIAHPSLRNVDRFWLNTKQPEFYKKFGFVPSQEAMLLARKTRIP
- a CDS encoding sigma-54-dependent Fis family transcriptional regulator, which translates into the protein MAKILIVDDEKSMREFLGIVLSNEGYAVTTASDGEEAIQQIGKDIFDLVITDIKMPKMSGLDVLKGVKEVSPDTLVLMITAFATTETAIEAMKQGAYNYLIKPFKIDEVKLIIRNALEKQSLRKENSQLRHSLNELVSPRNIVGKSQALSKILDLIEKISDSSSNILITGESGTGKELVARAIHERSGRREKPFVTVNCSALPENLLESELFGHMKGSFTGAVMNKQGLFEIADGGTLFLDEIGDTSLSIQVKLLRVLQEREFRRVGGTKDIKVDVRIVAATNKDLVKAVAESSFREDLFYRLDVIPVFLPPLRERKDDIPLLSDFFLKKFNKLLNKQLLGIDQEAINVLMEQEWKGNVRELENMLERVVSLTSNSRIMKEDVLASMRPIALSDSVKIREIPEAGVDLEKYIEEVEKDILIKALEKTRWVKTEAAKLLHLNFRSFRYRLDKYQIDKQPS
- a CDS encoding PAS domain S-box protein; the encoded protein is MKIATAEEKLNIRMEDLKERIKWLNIVRVSLMTLLFGASLLFQIGTINSPLSLYFPSVLLGYIYFLTLGYFYLLNRMENLVHLSLVQLSIDVFIETLLVMFTGSVESPFSFLYILSIISGALLLNRFGAFFVASLAFILYGTVVDLEYFKWGVFGYFSPTNISEREVFYSFFLYLIIFFTVALMSGLLSEKLNRTRKELAERDRGLLALRAFHENVVRSMGSGLLTTDLKGSILSFNTAAETISGYLREEVIDKKWWTVFGWPGIPVSQEQWEMKFGTIRFDKEGKKKNGTRLLIGMTLSALKNDEGEQRGFVGTFQDLTKIREMEESIKLKERLAHLGEMAAGIAHEIRNPLASLSGSMEVLRQELNLKDHQHKLMEIALKEAERLNHLISDFLNYARPRSPQRTMTQIKSYIEEEIFFFQNSGACAQGVQVDLILDPLLATVFLDQDMIKQVFWNLLLNASEAMPNGGIIKIRAGKEPSKNEKSYWFLSFEDNGIGIPSNSIGRVFNPFYSTKDHGTGLGLSIVHRIVEENGGKISVKSGSGEGTEFKLVFPILQDEQTLIVDRVKEYLIG
- a CDS encoding type II secretion system F family protein, which gives rise to MATFVWTGRTRQGGVQKGEVAAANKDEVVNILRKQNILVTTVNPKPAGISLSFGGGKVNEKDIVIFTRQFATMIDAGLPLVQCLEIISTQSENKLLAKTLVQVRQDVEGGATYADSLRKHPKVFDDLYVNMVAAGEAGGILDTILNRLSKHIEKNMKLKKQIKSAMVYPGVIVSVAVIVITVLMVWVIPQFAKMFTDFGGTLPLPTVIVISISEFMQHNIVYIVMILVAIGYVFKRYYKTPKGRRLVDGLLLKTPVAGDLIRKASVAGFTRTLGTLISSGVPILEGLSIVAKTAGNKVVEEALLSVKQSISEGKTIAEPLKKTNVFPPMVVQMIGVGESTGALDAMLEKIADFYDDEVDSAVTALTSLLEPMLMVFLGVTIGFIVIAMYLPIFKMASVVG